TCTATATATATATCACCGTCGCTTTTATAATTCGCTGAATTGATGGAAAGCCCCAGCAAGGAGGCCAAAGAAGTGATTTTCATTTCTTGCCCTTTAACTGCCATATCAATGGTGGATTCGGTGCCATAAAATAGCGTCCCTTTAAGCTCTGTTTTTAATTCGCCTGATACCAAAGTACTTTTTTGTATTGTAAATAATTCTTTGTCCAAACTCACACTGCAATTCAAATAGCTGTTAAGTGGTCTATTCTTGCAAATAATCGTCGTATTGTTAATTATCTCCAATTGGTCTATTTCACTTCGTTGCTCAAAAATAATATTATTGTTTTTGATAGTGCCTGACGCCTTTAAATTATTGATATGAAATGCTGTAACCAATTGGTTTTGTGTATGCCTGTAGTAAATGTTTTTAAGCTCTATATAGTTTAGCTTTAGCCAAAACTTACTATCCTGTGCACTGCTATCGGCTTTCACAATATCATAATTGTAATTCCCCTGGGCATCTACAATACCATCAATGCTTCCGCTATCTAAAACTATATTGGATATTTGGTAATTTTTGGTAATTACATCCCACAAATTAAAATTGATATAAGCATCATTAACGCTCAATAAATTACCAACAGGTAATCCCGGTTTATTTATAATACGAACCTGCTGCAGATGCAAACCAATCTGTGGGAATTGCTTGAACATAGAAATATCAATTGTGCCTACTTCTAATTTAGCATCAATTCTATTATTAATCTGCTCTATGGCATATTCTTTTAAGTCTTTGGCGAAATACCAAGCCAATCCATAACCTACTAGGGGTAAGAAAAGAATAACAATTAGGATAATCCACAGTATTTTTTTGAGTCGTTTCAATATAATATTATTAAACGCAAAATTCGAGAATATATTGCAGGCTTATCTATATTATAATCAACATGGGGCAAACAAAAAGGGGAGAGGTGACCTGTATACTGGAAATATATAATCTGATTACTTTGCCGATTGCCTGTGGTTAAACTACATTTGCAGTATGATTGTAGAGATGTATCCCTATCCTTATTACAGTGACAATTTAAAACAGAACGAGCCCCTTCATTATTTTATTTCGAATACATTTAAATCGTTCCAAAAAGAATTTGATTTGATGGCGAGCAATTTATTCATGGAGCCCAAGAAGCTAGAAGAACAAGCCTTTTCATTGGTTGAGAGTTCATACATAGGTTTAATGAATGGTGCTATGGTCAAATATTTTGGCGATGAATTAACTTGCCTACAAGAGTTTACCACCCTCGATAACAAAGAAGCTAAAACACGTGCTGACTTTATGGTTCGGTTATTATATCCCAAAAGCCCAATTGATGTATTGTTTGAAGTTAATCCAAAAGAAGAGTGCAAAGAGAATTTGATGTTAGATTTTGGGTTTAAAAACGAAACAGAACAAGTACGAAATTATTATAAAGATACACGAGCAAATTATGTAAAGAAATCATACGCAGTGCCGATTTGCTTTGGATTATTGGGCAATTCAGAGATGGTAAAGGAAGCTATTAAAAATTATCCAAAAGGTTTTAAAGAAAAGAATCCGCTAACTGATTTTTGCGTAATATATCATAATAATAGAAAGAGTAAAGGCATCTGGATATATGGAAAAATTAACAGCCCTCAGGGAGCAATATCCTATTAAAGATGCTTTGTTTCCCCAATGCAAAAATAAATTTAGGTTTGAGGGTGCTTCGTAAGCGGCCAGATGGGTATCATGATATAGAAAGCATATTCTTGCCTATACCTTGGTGCGATGTACTGGAAATAGTAAAATCAAACACAAACAATCTCGATAAAATAACTTGGAAAAACTATGGGCTTGAAATTCGTGGTGGGCAGAAGGACAACTTGATATCAAAAGCCTATAATGCCCTGAATAGGGATTTTAGTTTGCCTGCTATCGTAGTTAATTTACTCAAACAAATACCTATGGGGGCAGGAATGGGTGGTGGCTCGGCCGATGGTTCTTATGCCTTAAAAACTTTAAATGAACTTTGTGGTATTAACTTAAGCGAAACACAATTATTAAATTATGCTTCGCAACTTGGTGCCGATTGTAGTTTCTTTATCCATAGCAAACCAGCCTATGTGCAAGGCATAGGTGATAAGTTATCTTTGATAAACTTTGAATGGCCTAGCAAGTATATATATGTTGTTTGCCCTCCGTATCATATTTCTACAGTACAGGCTTATCAAAATATGAAACCATCTGAGTTATCTCAAAGCTCTTTAGTCGAACTGATAGATGCCCCTATTGGAGCGTGGAAAGACAGTATCTCAAATGATTTTGAACTATATGCTTTTAATAAATTCCCCGAAATAGCTAATTTTAAAAATAAACTTTATGAATGTGGGGCTTTGTATGCCTCGATGACAGGGAGTGGTTCGGCAGTGTATGGATTTTTTAATGCTAAAACAGATATAGAATTAGCGAAAAATTATGAATGCAGATGGATTGGGTTAAAATAAACTAGGGCGAGCTCTTACAAAAATAGATTGCACAAAAAAGCCCGATAGGAATTATCCTACTGGGCTTTTTTTTATGATGGGTAAATTAGATTTTGGTTATACGTTTTGTTATTTTAGCAGCATTACCATTGTTGAAGGTAACGATTTCCATGAGGTAAATTCCTGAAGGTAAATCAGAAAGATCTATTTCAAATTTGGGATTGATATTATTTGTTTCAGTAATAAAGGCACTAATCATTTCTTTGCCAATGAGGTTTCTAAAATGAATCTCAACTTGAGAGGTACCAACTTTGTCGAAGTTAATCTCAATATTGATATTCTTGCCAACAGGGTTGGGGTAATAATTCATTTTAAAATTAGGTTCCCCAAAGACATCGGTAGGCTGTGTTACATCTACCGGATACGGTATAGGTTTAACAGATGCAATAGCATACTGAAAGTTAAACGCAATAATAATAATAAGTAGAATTTGTTTCATGTACTATTTGGTTAATTTTACAAAACTAGGTGATGGTTGGTTTAATTTCCAAATTTATTTTCGTTGTCAACATTTATGGAAGCCCTATTTAGTCTGTCGTTGATTGCTAATCCTATGCCAAAGGGAGGAACAGGTTCTGCAAATATTTTATCCACTCCCATACTGTCTATTTTTCTGAGCATCTCAAAAAGGTTCTTTGCAGCCTCTTCCATATCTCCCGATTGGGTAAGGATAAATTGCGTTGCCTCAGGTGCAAATATTTTATATTTTTGGTAATTAAGCAAAACATTACTTGCGGAATTTCTTACACCAGATTCTTCGGTTATTTCACCAAAAATCAATGGTGTTTTGGGTGCATAATGACTCTTAAGCATTCCAGGTGCAACGATGTCGGCAAATGACGCAATTGTCGGAACCTTAATTTTACCAGTAATTTCCAAAATTTGCTCTTGCGTAATAGCTCCAAATCTGAGTATTTGAGCTTCGGGATTCAACAATGAAACAATTGTGGATTCGAGCCCAACCTTACATGCCCCCCCGTCTAATATATAACTAATTTTATCTCCTAAATTCTCCTGAACATGCTGTGCAGTGGTGGGGCTTATGTACCCAAATGGATTGGCACTGGGGGCTGCCAATGGAAAATCCAGCAACTTAAGTAAGTTTAGTGTAATGGGATGAAGTGGCATACGCAAAGCCACCGAGGGGTGGCCAGCCGTGGTGAGATCGGGGACAATTGATTGTTTTTTTAAAACCAAGGTAAGTGGGCCAGGCCAAAATTTATGTGCCAAAATTTCTGCCATAGCAGGTATATCCTTGGCGAATTTTTGCATTTGATCAATATTTGATAGATGCAGAATTAAAGGATTGAAGCTTGGCCGCTGTTTTATTTCATATATTTTAGCAACTGCATTTGGATTTAACCCATTGGCTGCTAGTCCATAAACAGTTTCGGTGGGAATAGCTACCACACCGCCATTTCTTAGTATCTCGGCTGCAAGTTCAATATCTTCACCTATTTCGGCCATTAAAAGAAACACTCACAATTAAGCCGTTCAGAAAAAGCCAAGTATATTATTTCATTAATAAATTTCCAATCGTTAGGCTTCAATATTTTTTCCAAATCTTCTTTTTTAATCCAAAACATTTCGTCTACAAAGGCCACTTCACCACCCATTCCAGTAGGGTCAAATAGCGAACTCATTGCGAATAACGCCGTTCCAACGTTTCCAGTATTGGGGTCGTTCACTATTTTAATAATAAATCCAAAACCCATTAATGAATCTGTTAAAAAGGGAATTTGATACACGGAGTCGTAATCGAGGTCAGGTATATTCGGATCTTGCTTGATGCGAATAGTCCTATTCATTTGAAAACGCAATTTGACATCATTCCCTAACATCTTATTTGCAAATTCATAATTTTCCCAAACGGCTACACGATCTGATATAGCTGCATTGTAGAGTTCAGGCCCGAATGCTTTATACTTTTGCCAGCGGTTAGTAAACATGGTATTAATAGTTACTACCTCTTTGTTGCCGGTGGTAAAATCGTCTATCATTTTCCACTCAAACTCACTTAGTAAAGCATTGAACTGACCTCCATTAATATATCCCCAAAGCTGCATTTTATCTTCGCCATCCTTAGGTCGCTTGAAATACCAAGCATATAAAGTAGGGTTCACTTTTTTAAATCCCCATAGCCAAGCCGATTCAAAGGTGACCATCTCGGTAGTATCGCAGGTTTTGTATTTTTTTTCTTTTTCGAAGTATACGTCCTTTGTTACTTTTATGTTGTACTGCCCCACTTTTTTTAATTCGTCAGGCGTATATGTTTTTTGCAATTTATCGTCTTTATACATAGTAATTTTATTCTGACTAATCGCATTATAAGTCTTACCTGCAATTGATTTGAATATACCAGAATAAAATCGGCCAATGGCACGTTTAGAAGCCTGTACGGTAATTTGGTCCTGGGCATGTAGGTTTATTGAACCAGAAATAAAGAGAGCTAGGATGATGATTTTTTTACTCATAAGAGTTAATTTTTTTATTGGGTTCGTATTCGCAGTGGTAAAGAAAATTTTATAATATTTATAAATGATGTTGAATTGCTTCTTCCAACAATTGTTCTTTTTTAATGGGTACTACACCCAAGTATTCGCAAACCAAGCCTCCTGCAAGATTCGATAACTGAACTATACGCTCAGCAGGCAGGTTCAAAGCTAAACATAGTGAAGCAACACTTATTACAGTATCTCCGGCACCCGAAACATCGGCAATGGTTCGCAGATGTGCTGGAATAATAGACTTTTGATCATTCACACTATAATATACACCATGCTCGCTAAGCGTAATCATAGAAATCTGATGCGGCATTTGCTGTTGTAATTGTATAATAGCATTCGAAATAGTGTCACTCTCAGGTTTAATGGGCATAGTTTTAAGCCCATCTGCCAGTTCTTTCAAGTTAGGTTTGAACAGTGATACTCCATTGTAAGCAAGGAAGTTTCTTTTTTTGGGATCGGCAACCGTGGGTATATTCTGCTGTTTGCAAAGAGCTATAATTTGCTCGATTACTTTTGGGGTAAGAACCCCTTTGTCGTAGTCAGAAAAAATAAGGACATCGGCCTGAGGTAATAAATTGGCTACCTTTTCAAGTAATTGGTCTTCTTCTTCGGGGTTCAACAGGTCAGTTATTTCCTGGTCTATCCGCAGCATTTGGTGGTTATTTCCAATAACTCTAGTCTTAACGGTTGTTTGACGCTCGGTAGATGAAACTATGCCACTGTCATCGAGACCATTTTCATTTAGTAAATGTTTAAAAATCTGAGCATCGGCATCATTACCTATAACAGAGCAGAGCAGGGGAGAGGCCCCCAACGATTTTATATTGAGTGCTACATTAGCTGCTCCCCCCATTCGATTTTCTTTTTTTGTAAGTGCCACCACTGGCACAGGTGCCTCGGGAGAGATTCTATCGACCTTGCCCAAGTAATAGGCGTCAATCATTACATCGCCCACAATCAGGGCTTTTAGATTGTTGAAGTCTTTAAATATTTTTTGGATTTCCATTCCTGATGTTTAGTGCAATTTCGATAATGCTGTTTTGATACGGTTTACCGCTTCAATAAGTTTCTCATCGGCGGCGGCATAACTAAATCTTAAACAATTCGCATCGCCAAAAGCATCGCCTGAAACTAAACTCACATATTCGGTATTAAGCAAATACATGCAAAGATCTTCGCTATTGCTTATAAGATTGCTACCATCTGTTTTACCGAAAAATGCACTAACATCAGGGAACACATAAAAGGCACCTCCGGGTATATTTGTTTTCACGCCAGGAATTTCCTTCATCATTTCCAATACCAAATTACGTCTACGAAGAAAAGCATCTCGCATATCCCAGGTAGGTTGTAAATTGCTATTGAGAGCGGCAATTGCTGCACGTTGGGCGATAGAACAGGCTCCGCTGGTAAATTGCCCTTGCATTTTTTCGCAACTTTGGGCCACAATTTTACTAGCTCCGATATAACCTATACGCCAACCTGTCATGGCAAATCCCTTGGAAACCCCGTTTACCGTAATTACCCGTTCAGCAATAGACTCAAATTGAGCGATACTTTCGTGCTTGCCCACAAAATTGATATGCTCATATATTTCATCCGATATAATATAAATATCGGGATACCGTGCAAATACTTCGGCCAATGCAGCTAACTCATTTTTGCTATATAAACTTCCTGTAGGATTGCAGGGCGACGAGAACATAAAAAGACTTGTACGCGGTGTGATTGCTGCTTCTAATTGTTCGGGCGTAATTTTAAAATCATTGTCAACTGTAGTATGAATATGAATAGGGGTTCCTTCCGCCAACCTCACCATAGCACCGTAACTTACCCAATAGGGATTGGGAATAATTACTTCATCGCCAGGATTCACTGTGCAAAGCACCACATTCATAATACTGTGCTTGGCACCCACGCTCACTACTATTTGATCGGTAGCATATTTCAGGTTATTCTCACGGTCAAATTTGTCTGAAATAGCTTGCCTAAGTTCTAGATAGCCTGCCACGGGTGTATAAAAAGTATAGCCTTCGTCTATAGCAGTTTTTGCAGCGTCTTTTATATGTTGAGGGGTTTCAAAATCAGGCTCACCAAAACTGAGATTGATCACATCATGGCCTTTGGCAGCAAGCTCGCGGCCTAATTTGGCCATGCCTATGGTTTGTGATTCGTTAAAACGGTTGAGTCTGTTGGCTAAATGCAGCATATAATTAATAAAAGGCTGCGAAGATACGGATAGTGTTATTTTGAATTATAAATTTTGTTGGGTTAATAGAATTTATTTTCACACCAAATCACGTTCTCCCTGCGAAAAATGCAATTGATGTAATTGTATATCTTCCATCAATTTTTTTTCCATTACCAAATTGTATACAAATTCCATCTGCTGCTCTTTGGACAAATGGGAATTGTCTAATACTATGGCGTCCTCGGCTTGTTGCAGTGGACTTTCTTTGCGTGTAGAATCAATATGGTCACGTTCGGCCAGATTTTGTTTTACTTCTTCCATGGTTACGTCTTCGCCTTTTACTTGCAATTCCTTGTAGCGACGCTGTGCTCGTGTTTCTGGATTTGCTGTCACAAATATTTTAAGTTCTGCATTTGGAAATACCGCAGTACCTATATCACGGCCATCCATCACAATTGCTTTCGACCTACTCATTTGTTTTTGCAATGCTACCATGGCATGGCGAACTTCTTTGATGGTGCTCACATTACTAACATGCATCGACACATTCATACCTCTGATTTTCTCTTCCACATTTTCACCATTCAAATAAGTATCGCTGTTTTTGGTTTCAGTGTTCAAGTGGAATTCTATGTGAATATTGGGAAGCTCTGATAAAACAATTGAATGTTGGGTATAATCCAAATGTTTGCTCATAAAGTAAAAAGTAACAGCTCGGTACATAGCACCAGAATCAACATATCTGTAATCAAGTTTCTTAGCCAAGTCTTTGGCCATGGTGCTTTTGCCGCAACTTGAAAAACCATCAATGGCTATAATTATTTTACGCATAGATTTCACTTCAAATATGAGCAATATATTTAAATAATACAAGCACTTTTTTCAACATTTTAGATTTCAGATTAAATATGCGGAACTGTTCATAATTTATATTATGTTAAGTTGCAATTTGAACTCAATCGTCTGAACTTCACATGTACGCACTATTAATTTGTTGGGAATGGTACTTCAGTTTCCGTTTTTGGCGTGGCAATAACCTTAGGCTCTATCACCCTACCAATGCCTGCAAATCTTTGTCGGTACCAACCTTGGTCCAAACAATCTAATCTAATTCCGGCATGGCTTGCCGAATGAATAAACCAAATTTTTCCGCCATCTGTCGAAGCTACAATTCCGCTATGACTTATATAATAACTTCGCGTTTTCTTATTATAATATCCAAAGAAAATAATATCACCTTTTTTAGCAGTTTGCTCGGTTTGCGGATTGCTCACTTTCATTTGTTGGCCAGCTTCGTGTGGCAACTTGTAGCCGAAATGTTTAAAACAATACAGCACAAAACCTGAGCAATCAAATCCCCGTGCATCAACTCCACCATAGCAATAACGAATTCCTAAATGGCTTTTTGCAAAACTAAAAAGGCTGTCAGCAGTATTTGAATCTTTAATACTGTAAGTGTTTTTGGCAACGATATTCGTATCGGGCAGTGTACGAGGTGTAACCTTATGGGCAACTTTGCGTTTTTTGTAAGTCTTTTTGTACTTTTTGCTTTGTGCATTGCTTAAAACAGCTAATGACAAAGCAAATAAAAGCAGTATTATATTTTTAATTTTTACATTCATCATGGAAACGGTGCAAAGATAGACCTAAATATCAAACAAATAGAAACCAAGTGTTTGCAAACAAAAAAAAGGACTCCGCTATGACAAATTTTCCCTTATTTGGACTATCTTTGCCGTTCATTTTGAAACGGCTGTCCCTAAATATTAATTTGTTAGTTTTATGTTTTTTAATGCTGGCTGCATCGTGCAAAACAGAATATAGCCGCATTAGCAAAGACCCAGACATGCAAAAAAAGCTGGAGTATGCTCACAAATACTATAAAGCAAAAGAGTTTGAAAAAGCCATGGTTTTGTTCGACCAAGTGTCGGCATTTATTACCGGGCAAAAGGAACAAGAAGAGATACAATATTACATAGCCTATTGCAATTACAATATGGGCAATTACGATTTGGCCTCGTACCTATTCAAATCGTATCACGAGAATTATCCAAGCTCGAAGAATGCGGAAGAGTGCTACTATATGTATGCATACAGTCATTATATATCTTCGCAGGGATCGGAACTTGACCCCACGAACAATTACAAGGCCATCGACGAGTTTCAATCCTTCATTAATATTTATCCAGAAAGTAAGCGTGTTGAAGAAGCGAACAAGTGCATCGACAAATTGCGTGGTATTATGGCAACCAAATCGTATAACAATGCCAAGCTATATTATAAAATAGAAGATTATAAAGCTGCCATTGTGGCCCTTAGGAATGCTATAAAAGCATGGCCCGATATCGAACAAAGGGAAGAAATGGAATATATGGTAGTGAAGTCGCATTACCTCTTAGCTCTTAACAGTGCTGAACTTGTAGAGGAAGAAGGGAAAATTAAAAAGATAAAATTAGAACGTTATCAAAGTATGACAGAAGCATACATACTTTTTAAAGAAATCTATCCGCAAAGCAAATACCTTGATGAACTTGCAGGTTATTATAATAAAACACAGAAAGAAATAATAAAACTAAGTTAATATATATTTAATTATGCCAAACCCAAACAAGAACGTAACAACCACAACAATTCCACGCGATTTACGCAGCATGGAAGAACATACAGGAAATTTGTATGAAAGCATCGTAATTATTGCTAAGCGCGCCAACCAAATCGCTGCACAAACCAAAGAAGAAATTCACACAAAAATTGCTTCTTTTCACCACGATAGTGATACCTTGGAAGAAGTTTTTGAAAACCGTGAACAGATTGAAATGTCCATGACCTACGAGAGACAACCCAAACCAACCTTGGTTGCTATCGAAGAATTTTTAGATAAAAAAGTTTACCACCGCAATCCACTTAGGGATATTCAGGAGTAAAATAATTATCATATTAAAGGGGCTCAAAAACTTGGGCCTCTTTTTTTATTAAATGAACTTAGGTAAAAAAAAGATATTGCTCGGTATTACTGGCAGCATTGCAGCCTATAAGATACCTATGCTTATTAGGGAGTTGAAAAAACTTGATGCGGAAGTAAAGGTTATTTGCACCCCCGATGCCTTAAATTTTGTTACAGCTCCTACCCTGTCAACACTCTCAGGAAACCCCGTTTATGCTGATTTTATTAAAAATTTAAATGGTGAATGGGTGAATCATGTGGAGCTCGCTTTGTGGGCAGATGTTATATTGATTGCCCCTGCCACTGCCAATACATTGGCAAAATTAGCAAACGGACAGTCCGATAATTTATTGGTAGCTACTGTAATGTCAGCCCGCTGCCCTATTATAATAGCCCCGGCTATGGATCATGATATGTATATATATCCTGCTACGCAAAATAATATTGAGAAATTGAGGTCGTACGGGCACCATATTGTAAACCCTGAAAACGGCGAATTGGCCAGTGGCTTAATTGGTCAAGGTCGTTTGCCAGAAGAACAAACTTTGGTAAA
The DNA window shown above is from Bacteroidota bacterium and carries:
- a CDS encoding pyridoxal phosphate-dependent aminotransferase, which gives rise to MLHLANRLNRFNESQTIGMAKLGRELAAKGHDVINLSFGEPDFETPQHIKDAAKTAIDEGYTFYTPVAGYLELRQAISDKFDRENNLKYATDQIVVSVGAKHSIMNVVLCTVNPGDEVIIPNPYWVSYGAMVRLAEGTPIHIHTTVDNDFKITPEQLEAAITPRTSLFMFSSPCNPTGSLYSKNELAALAEVFARYPDIYIISDEIYEHINFVGKHESIAQFESIAERVITVNGVSKGFAMTGWRIGYIGASKIVAQSCEKMQGQFTSGACSIAQRAAIAALNSNLQPTWDMRDAFLRRRNLVLEMMKEIPGVKTNIPGGAFYVFPDVSAFFGKTDGSNLISNSEDLCMYLLNTEYVSLVSGDAFGDANCLRFSYAAADEKLIEAVNRIKTALSKLH
- a CDS encoding C40 family peptidase, with product MMNVKIKNIILLLFALSLAVLSNAQSKKYKKTYKKRKVAHKVTPRTLPDTNIVAKNTYSIKDSNTADSLFSFAKSHLGIRYCYGGVDARGFDCSGFVLYCFKHFGYKLPHEAGQQMKVSNPQTEQTAKKGDIIFFGYYNKKTRSYYISHSGIVASTDGGKIWFIHSASHAGIRLDCLDQGWYRQRFAGIGRVIEPKVIATPKTETEVPFPTN
- the bamD gene encoding outer membrane protein assembly factor BamD; protein product: MTNFPLFGLSLPFILKRLSLNINLLVLCFLMLAASCKTEYSRISKDPDMQKKLEYAHKYYKAKEFEKAMVLFDQVSAFITGQKEQEEIQYYIAYCNYNMGNYDLASYLFKSYHENYPSSKNAEECYYMYAYSHYISSQGSELDPTNNYKAIDEFQSFINIYPESKRVEEANKCIDKLRGIMATKSYNNAKLYYKIEDYKAAIVALRNAIKAWPDIEQREEMEYMVVKSHYLLALNSAELVEEEGKIKKIKLERYQSMTEAYILFKEIYPQSKYLDELAGYYNKTQKEIIKLS
- a CDS encoding T9SS type A sorting domain-containing protein; amino-acid sequence: MKQILLIIIIAFNFQYAIASVKPIPYPVDVTQPTDVFGEPNFKMNYYPNPVGKNINIEINFDKVGTSQVEIHFRNLIGKEMISAFITETNNINPKFEIDLSDLPSGIYLMEIVTFNNGNAAKITKRITKI
- a CDS encoding DNA-directed RNA polymerase subunit omega, producing the protein MPNPNKNVTTTTIPRDLRSMEEHTGNLYESIVIIAKRANQIAAQTKEEIHTKIASFHHDSDTLEEVFENREQIEMSMTYERQPKPTLVAIEEFLDKKVYHRNPLRDIQE
- a CDS encoding bifunctional ADP-heptose synthase; this translates as MEIQKIFKDFNNLKALIVGDVMIDAYYLGKVDRISPEAPVPVVALTKKENRMGGAANVALNIKSLGASPLLCSVIGNDADAQIFKHLLNENGLDDSGIVSSTERQTTVKTRVIGNNHQMLRIDQEITDLLNPEEEDQLLEKVANLLPQADVLIFSDYDKGVLTPKVIEQIIALCKQQNIPTVADPKKRNFLAYNGVSLFKPNLKELADGLKTMPIKPESDTISNAIIQLQQQMPHQISMITLSEHGVYYSVNDQKSIIPAHLRTIADVSGAGDTVISVASLCLALNLPAERIVQLSNLAGGLVCEYLGVVPIKKEQLLEEAIQHHL
- the cmk gene encoding (d)CMP kinase → MRKIIIAIDGFSSCGKSTMAKDLAKKLDYRYVDSGAMYRAVTFYFMSKHLDYTQHSIVLSELPNIHIEFHLNTETKNSDTYLNGENVEEKIRGMNVSMHVSNVSTIKEVRHAMVALQKQMSRSKAIVMDGRDIGTAVFPNAELKIFVTANPETRAQRRYKELQVKGEDVTMEEVKQNLAERDHIDSTRKESPLQQAEDAIVLDNSHLSKEQQMEFVYNLVMEKKLMEDIQLHQLHFSQGERDLV
- the ispE gene encoding 4-(cytidine 5'-diphospho)-2-C-methyl-D-erythritol kinase; this encodes MLCFPNAKINLGLRVLRKRPDGYHDIESIFLPIPWCDVLEIVKSNTNNLDKITWKNYGLEIRGGQKDNLISKAYNALNRDFSLPAIVVNLLKQIPMGAGMGGGSADGSYALKTLNELCGINLSETQLLNYASQLGADCSFFIHSKPAYVQGIGDKLSLINFEWPSKYIYVVCPPYHISTVQAYQNMKPSELSQSSLVELIDAPIGAWKDSISNDFELYAFNKFPEIANFKNKLYECGALYASMTGSGSAVYGFFNAKTDIELAKNYECRWIGLK
- a CDS encoding L-threonylcarbamoyladenylate synthase, producing the protein MAEIGEDIELAAEILRNGGVVAIPTETVYGLAANGLNPNAVAKIYEIKQRPSFNPLILHLSNIDQMQKFAKDIPAMAEILAHKFWPGPLTLVLKKQSIVPDLTTAGHPSVALRMPLHPITLNLLKLLDFPLAAPSANPFGYISPTTAQHVQENLGDKISYILDGGACKVGLESTIVSLLNPEAQILRFGAITQEQILEITGKIKVPTIASFADIVAPGMLKSHYAPKTPLIFGEITEESGVRNSASNVLLNYQKYKIFAPEATQFILTQSGDMEEAAKNLFEMLRKIDSMGVDKIFAEPVPPFGIGLAINDRLNRASINVDNENKFGN